One Sphingobacteruim zhuxiongii DNA window includes the following coding sequences:
- a CDS encoding UDP-glucuronic acid decarboxylase family protein yields MREEKPKRILITGAAGFLGSHLCDHFIKEEFHVIGMDNLITGDIKNIEHLFHLPNFEFYHHDVSKFVHVPGELHYILHFASPASPVDYLKIPIQTLKVGSLGTHNLLGLAKSKKARILVASTSEVYGDPLVSPQPEEYWGNVNPVGPRGVYDEAKRFQEAITMAYHNTHQLETRIARIFNTFGPRMRLHDGRALPTFISQALQNKDLTVFGNGLQTRSFCYVTDQIEGICKLLFSDYPLPVNIGNPDEMTLLDMAHEIIQLTDSKSSIIYEDLPIDDPKQRRPDIRKAKELLKWEPKISRREGLEKTIAYYKSMFNN; encoded by the coding sequence GTGCGAGAAGAGAAGCCCAAACGAATATTAATAACTGGTGCGGCAGGATTCTTAGGTTCTCACCTATGCGACCACTTTATCAAAGAGGAATTTCATGTAATTGGCATGGATAATTTGATTACGGGGGATATCAAAAATATCGAACATCTATTTCATCTTCCGAACTTCGAATTCTACCATCATGATGTTAGTAAGTTTGTCCATGTACCTGGGGAATTACACTACATCCTTCACTTTGCTTCACCTGCAAGTCCTGTAGATTACTTAAAGATACCAATTCAGACTTTAAAAGTTGGCTCACTCGGCACACATAATCTATTAGGCTTAGCCAAAAGTAAGAAAGCGAGAATTTTAGTTGCTTCGACTTCTGAAGTATATGGCGATCCATTAGTTTCTCCGCAGCCGGAAGAGTATTGGGGCAATGTGAACCCTGTAGGACCCAGAGGAGTCTACGACGAAGCAAAACGTTTCCAAGAAGCCATCACAATGGCCTACCATAACACCCATCAGTTGGAAACTAGAATTGCTCGTATCTTCAATACGTTTGGACCTCGAATGCGCTTACATGATGGTCGAGCACTACCCACATTCATTTCCCAAGCTTTACAGAATAAAGATTTAACGGTCTTTGGAAACGGTTTACAAACGCGCTCCTTTTGTTATGTCACTGACCAAATTGAAGGAATTTGTAAGCTTCTGTTTAGCGACTATCCATTGCCAGTAAACATTGGCAATCCCGATGAGATGACCTTGCTAGATATGGCTCATGAAATTATCCAACTAACAGACAGCAAATCGAGCATTATATACGAAGATTTACCGATCGACGATCCGAAACAACGTCGTCCAGATATACGAAAGGCTAAAGAATTACTAAAATGGGAACCCAAAATTAGCCGACGTGAGGGATTAGAAAAAACGATAGCGTACTACAAGTCAATGTTTAACAATTAG
- a CDS encoding RNA polymerase sigma factor — protein sequence MSLLSEYTDAQLFARVKTDDHAAFTEIYERYWSVLFIHAFKIIENEEKAMDVVQDNSPNQLGCVCQFIELL from the coding sequence ATGAGTTTATTAAGTGAGTATACTGATGCACAGTTATTTGCTCGTGTTAAAACTGATGATCATGCAGCTTTTACGGAGATTTATGAACGGTATTGGAGCGTCTTGTTTATACATGCATTTAAGATTATCGAGAATGAAGAAAAAGCTATGGATGTCGTTCAAGATAATAGTCCTAATCAATTAGGATGTGTCTGCCAGTTTATCGAGTTGCTTTAG
- a CDS encoding DUF983 domain-containing protein, with amino-acid sequence MEVNAKMDTNYQIPSEIKSAVDGKCPRCRTGKMFAAPLLSFKSQKMNVKCPACDLKFEKEPGYFYVAMYISYAMSVAELIASCVATYVLTGNMESPWLYVIVALSATLIFAPFNNRYSRIILLYWMTPQFKFNPKIYQEVKDFDKKN; translated from the coding sequence ATGGAAGTAAATGCAAAAATGGATACGAATTATCAAATCCCCTCAGAGATAAAAAGTGCAGTCGATGGCAAGTGTCCTCGATGCCGAACAGGAAAGATGTTTGCAGCTCCTTTACTGAGCTTCAAATCTCAAAAAATGAACGTCAAATGCCCAGCCTGCGATTTAAAGTTCGAAAAAGAGCCGGGCTACTTTTATGTCGCTATGTATATTAGTTATGCCATGAGTGTGGCTGAACTGATAGCCTCTTGCGTCGCAACATACGTTCTTACCGGAAATATGGAAAGCCCGTGGCTTTATGTAATTGTAGCATTATCGGCAACATTGATCTTTGCACCTTTTAACAATCGCTACTCGCGAATTATCCTTTTGTATTGGATGACGCCTCAGTTCAAGTTCAATCCAAAGATTTACCAAGAGGTCAAAGATTTCGATAAAAAGAATTAG
- the hemW gene encoding radical SAM family heme chaperone HemW, which yields MIYFHIPFCKQACYYCDFHFSTSMQYKEEMLQAMHKELELRSNYLENKAIDSIYFGGGTPSVLTADEIARLIGKVSELFEINPQAEITLEANPDDLNQQQVNALRQTPINRFSIGIQSFYEEDLRWMNRAHNAEEAKSAIMRVQDAGFENITCDLIYGYPLLTDQKWTANMQQLVDFEIPHISSYAMTVEKKTALQHMISKGKTAPMNESQSAEQMLMLIDFLTTKGYEQYEISNFAKPGKHAIHNSNYWKGKHYMGIGPSAHSFNGHSRSWNIANNANYIKALFKNELALETEELSTDNRFNEYVMTSLRTKWGVDYEFIKNNFDSDYLSYLTKEAKIYLSNQELTLKEERYLVLTDAGKLLADQIASDLFIVS from the coding sequence ATGATCTACTTCCATATTCCTTTCTGTAAACAAGCATGTTACTACTGTGACTTCCATTTCAGCACTTCCATGCAGTACAAAGAGGAAATGCTTCAGGCGATGCATAAGGAACTTGAGCTCCGTTCAAATTATTTAGAGAACAAAGCAATCGATTCAATCTACTTTGGTGGAGGCACTCCTTCCGTACTTACTGCTGATGAAATAGCGCGCTTGATAGGGAAAGTTAGTGAACTCTTTGAAATCAATCCGCAAGCGGAAATAACGCTAGAGGCCAATCCAGATGATCTAAATCAGCAGCAAGTGAACGCCTTAAGACAAACGCCTATTAATCGATTTTCTATAGGTATCCAATCCTTTTACGAAGAAGATTTACGTTGGATGAATCGTGCACATAATGCAGAAGAAGCAAAATCGGCGATTATGCGTGTTCAGGATGCTGGATTTGAAAACATAACTTGCGATTTGATCTATGGATATCCCCTACTCACCGATCAAAAGTGGACAGCGAATATGCAGCAATTAGTTGACTTCGAAATACCACACATATCATCCTATGCGATGACTGTAGAGAAGAAGACCGCCCTACAGCATATGATTTCCAAGGGAAAAACAGCACCAATGAATGAGTCGCAGAGTGCCGAGCAAATGCTGATGCTCATTGACTTTCTTACAACAAAAGGATACGAGCAATACGAAATCTCCAATTTTGCAAAGCCGGGTAAACATGCTATACACAATAGCAATTATTGGAAAGGTAAACACTATATGGGAATTGGTCCTTCCGCACACTCTTTTAATGGACATTCTCGATCATGGAATATTGCAAACAATGCAAATTACATCAAAGCGCTATTCAAAAATGAACTAGCCCTAGAAACCGAAGAGTTGAGTACAGACAACCGTTTTAACGAATATGTGATGACATCGTTAAGGACGAAATGGGGGGTAGATTATGAGTTTATCAAAAACAATTTCGACAGTGACTACCTATCCTATTTGACAAAAGAAGCAAAAATCTATTTGTCAAATCAGGAGCTTACCCTAAAAGAAGAACGCTATCTCGTATTAACAGACGCAGGCAAACTTCTTGCTGACCAGATCGCATCTGATCTATTTATTGTTTCATAA
- a CDS encoding Fic family protein, with product MKSINFDESVSYHYDKFPPQNIDLNIFISELLGATAAFARYDQVLKNMHNSEILLAPLRNQEAVISSRMEGTVSTMDEILKYQADEINDPNSINSYRGDVLETLLYQRSLINAQKALEDGYKISSSTVKKIHQQLLSFGRGANKSPGQFKSEQNYLADKVKQKILFTPISPERLEEGLEILFDYLNNSNDLPLIKTALMHLEFEALHPFKDGNGRIGRMLITLYLWSDGLITAPHFYISEYFEENKDEYIDTMRSVSSNGNWEEWCKFFFKGIEEQANRNLEIAESITELYENMKTVFSDLLSSKYCIIALDYIFTNPIFRNSNFTSKSGIPPATAQRFTRTLAENNLIEIIEEASGRRPALYSFEPLMKLVRV from the coding sequence ATGAAGTCTATTAATTTCGATGAATCAGTTTCATATCATTATGATAAGTTTCCTCCACAAAATATTGATTTAAATATTTTTATTAGTGAATTGTTAGGAGCGACAGCAGCATTTGCAAGATATGATCAAGTTTTAAAGAACATGCATAATAGCGAGATTTTGTTAGCGCCATTGAGAAATCAAGAAGCAGTCATTTCTTCTCGTATGGAAGGCACTGTGAGTACAATGGATGAGATTTTAAAATATCAAGCTGACGAAATTAACGACCCAAATAGTATTAATTCGTATAGAGGAGATGTATTGGAAACTTTATTATATCAAAGATCATTAATTAATGCACAAAAGGCATTGGAAGATGGTTATAAGATCTCTTCAAGTACTGTAAAAAAAATTCATCAACAATTATTGTCTTTTGGTAGAGGTGCAAATAAATCTCCAGGGCAATTTAAGTCAGAGCAGAATTATTTAGCTGATAAGGTAAAGCAGAAGATACTATTTACACCTATTTCTCCAGAAAGATTAGAAGAAGGGTTGGAGATTCTTTTTGACTATCTAAATAATTCCAATGATTTGCCATTGATTAAAACAGCATTAATGCACTTAGAATTTGAGGCTCTTCATCCTTTCAAGGATGGTAATGGAAGAATAGGACGAATGCTAATTACCTTGTATTTATGGTCAGATGGACTCATAACTGCTCCTCATTTTTATATAAGTGAGTATTTTGAAGAAAATAAAGATGAATACATTGACACGATGAGATCAGTTTCGTCAAATGGAAATTGGGAAGAATGGTGTAAATTCTTTTTTAAAGGAATAGAAGAGCAAGCGAATAGAAATCTTGAAATAGCAGAATCAATAACTGAATTGTATGAAAATATGAAAACAGTTTTTTCAGATTTGCTATCTTCGAAATATTGTATAATAGCTTTAGATTATATATTCACTAACCCAATATTTAGAAATAGTAATTTTACATCAAAAAGCGGTATTCCTCCTGCAACGGCACAGCGTTTTACAAGAACGTTGGCTGAAAACAATCTTATAGAAATAATAGAAGAAGCATCAGGCCGAAGACCAGCTTTATATTCTTTTGAACCTCTAATGAAACTTGTTCGTGTTTAA
- a CDS encoding glyceraldehyde-3-phosphate dehydrogenase, which produces MVQSSTFESQIKSYKLKQNACVKLIQVVSDLWFNQSIELVLFRNQLIDRRVSFILNLHQKTKELAEKEISIDETLQIAEIIQGLELTPSRIDIGKLALEVRKQSIQSEDLFEFISKELAPAHQHETFEPRDVILYGFGRIGRLLARELISKAGGGRQLRLRAIVTRDQLDAKTLEKRASLLRQDSIHGDFEGQVEVDVEKGALIVNGVPVYIISAKTPEEIDYSQYDIKEALVIDNTGAFRDRDELSRHLSSKGVSQVLLTAPGKGVPNIVYGVNEFDADRKKDNIFSAASCTTNAIAPVLAVLQKRIGIVKGHIETIHSYTNDQNLVDNFHKKERRGRAAALNMVITETGAGTAVAKVLPSLAGKLTSNAIRVPVPNGSLAILNLELSSITTVEEINGLLKKAALEGELVEQIQYSNNKELVSSDIVGTTAASVVDTPATIVSPDGKNVVIYVWYDNEYGYTHQVMRLARHIAGVKRYCYY; this is translated from the coding sequence ATGGTACAATCGTCTACTTTTGAGTCTCAAATCAAAAGTTACAAATTGAAGCAGAACGCTTGCGTCAAGCTTATCCAAGTCGTTAGCGACCTATGGTTCAATCAATCCATTGAACTTGTATTATTCCGCAATCAATTAATTGATCGACGGGTCAGCTTCATCCTTAATCTGCATCAGAAAACAAAAGAGCTTGCCGAAAAAGAAATTAGCATTGATGAAACGCTCCAAATTGCTGAAATCATTCAAGGTCTAGAACTAACGCCTTCGAGGATAGATATTGGAAAACTAGCGCTCGAAGTTCGTAAGCAAAGTATTCAATCTGAAGACCTTTTCGAATTCATTTCAAAAGAACTCGCCCCAGCGCACCAACATGAAACTTTCGAACCTAGAGATGTCATTCTTTACGGTTTTGGTCGAATTGGAAGACTGTTAGCGCGTGAGCTGATTAGCAAAGCTGGAGGAGGACGACAATTACGCCTAAGAGCGATCGTTACCAGAGATCAGCTCGATGCTAAAACTTTGGAAAAAAGAGCCAGTTTATTACGTCAAGACTCCATTCATGGTGATTTTGAAGGCCAAGTTGAAGTGGATGTAGAAAAAGGAGCGCTGATCGTTAATGGAGTTCCCGTTTACATTATTTCAGCTAAAACACCCGAAGAAATTGACTATTCGCAATACGACATCAAAGAAGCCTTAGTAATTGATAATACAGGGGCATTCCGCGATCGAGATGAGCTTTCAAGACATTTATCATCTAAGGGCGTTAGCCAAGTTTTATTAACGGCCCCAGGTAAAGGCGTTCCTAACATTGTGTACGGTGTCAACGAATTTGATGCGGATCGCAAGAAGGATAATATTTTCTCCGCGGCGTCCTGTACGACAAATGCGATAGCACCTGTACTTGCAGTTCTTCAAAAAAGAATTGGAATCGTCAAGGGACATATTGAAACAATTCACTCCTATACCAATGACCAGAATCTAGTCGATAACTTCCATAAAAAAGAAAGAAGAGGACGTGCTGCAGCCTTAAATATGGTGATTACAGAAACTGGAGCCGGAACCGCTGTCGCTAAAGTGTTACCCTCATTAGCCGGAAAACTAACTTCAAACGCCATTCGTGTACCTGTACCTAATGGATCTTTAGCTATTCTAAATCTAGAGCTTTCTTCAATTACGACAGTCGAAGAAATAAATGGCCTTTTGAAAAAAGCAGCATTAGAAGGTGAATTAGTAGAACAGATTCAATATTCAAATAACAAAGAACTCGTTTCCTCCGATATTGTGGGCACAACAGCAGCATCTGTCGTCGATACGCCAGCTACGATTGTGTCACCTGATGGTAAGAACGTAGTAATTTACGTATGGTATGACAATGAGTATGGTTATACGCACCAAGTGATGCGCCTTGCTAGACATATCGCAGGAGTAAAAAGATACTGTTATTACTAA
- a CDS encoding 3-deoxy-D-manno-octulosonic acid transferase has product MRLLYDLGIFLYGVLLRLIAPFHAKAKFWVQGRKGLMKKISQTVDSNQKHIWFHFASLGEFEQGRSVMEQIKQRYPKEKIIVTFFSPSGYEIRKNTGLADYVFYLPEDTKRHANQFLDAINPKLAIFTKYEYWFHYFDQLEKRGVRLLMISAIFREDQLFFKRYGGFYRNLLKKVSFFFTQNMESVHMLKWIGITKAGLAGDTRFDRVVELPKTHKSVDAVESFVAGQQVLVAGSTWPADEELLKGLLANHSKWKAVLAPHEIHEDHLKQLEKTFPSALRFSKFSSYSLEQISKEQVLIIDNIGMLSSLYFYGQIAYIGGGFGAGIHNTLEAATYGMPVIFGPKYEKFQEAMDLVELGSGFPISTQEELNQIFGALQDVNKLSIAGASAKKYVNTRSGATQIIMKYLETEKLIG; this is encoded by the coding sequence ATGCGTTTACTTTACGATCTGGGCATCTTTCTATATGGGGTTTTGCTGCGTCTGATAGCCCCATTTCATGCGAAGGCGAAGTTTTGGGTGCAGGGTCGAAAAGGCTTAATGAAAAAAATCAGTCAAACGGTTGATTCCAATCAAAAACACATTTGGTTTCACTTTGCGTCGCTCGGAGAATTTGAGCAAGGAAGATCGGTTATGGAACAGATCAAACAACGCTATCCAAAAGAAAAAATTATTGTAACTTTTTTTTCGCCCTCAGGCTATGAGATACGTAAAAACACGGGTTTGGCGGATTATGTGTTTTATTTGCCAGAAGATACAAAGCGCCATGCGAATCAGTTTCTCGACGCTATCAATCCGAAGTTAGCCATTTTTACGAAATACGAGTATTGGTTTCATTACTTTGATCAATTGGAAAAGCGCGGCGTTCGCTTACTGATGATTTCGGCGATTTTCCGTGAAGATCAATTGTTTTTTAAACGTTACGGAGGTTTCTATCGCAATCTTTTAAAGAAGGTTTCTTTCTTCTTTACACAAAATATGGAAAGTGTCCATATGTTGAAATGGATTGGCATTACTAAAGCTGGACTGGCCGGCGATACCCGATTTGATCGAGTTGTTGAACTTCCTAAAACACATAAATCTGTTGATGCTGTTGAGTCCTTTGTCGCTGGGCAACAGGTATTGGTGGCTGGAAGTACATGGCCGGCGGATGAGGAATTGTTGAAGGGTTTGCTAGCGAATCATTCGAAATGGAAAGCTGTCTTAGCTCCACATGAAATACATGAGGATCATCTGAAGCAATTGGAAAAGACATTTCCAAGCGCATTGCGGTTTTCCAAATTTTCATCCTATAGTCTTGAACAGATATCGAAAGAACAAGTGTTGATTATTGATAATATCGGGATGTTATCTTCGCTTTATTTCTACGGTCAAATAGCCTACATCGGTGGCGGATTTGGTGCAGGGATTCACAATACCTTAGAGGCAGCTACTTACGGTATGCCCGTAATATTTGGGCCTAAGTATGAGAAGTTCCAGGAGGCAATGGATTTAGTAGAACTTGGTTCAGGTTTTCCTATCAGTACGCAGGAAGAATTAAATCAGATTTTTGGAGCGTTGCAAGATGTCAATAAATTATCGATTGCTGGTGCTTCGGCTAAAAAATATGTAAACACACGTTCTGGCGCTACGCAGATTATAATGAAATACTTGGAAACGGAGAAGTTGATTGGTTAA
- the galE gene encoding UDP-glucose 4-epimerase GalE, producing MSKILVTGGTGFIGSHTVVELHNAGYTPVLIDNLSNSNIKILGQIEKIIGVKPEFHQFDLCDSTKVNEFVASNPDIKGIIHFAASKAVGESVQDPLKYYHNNFYSLINLLEAYRQKPINFVFSSSCTVYGEPDVLPVNEAAPVKRATSPYGNTKQIAEEILEESASAYDNYQVIALRYFNPVGAHSSALIGELPIGVPQNLLPFITQTAIGKREKLTVFGNDYDTPDGSAVRDYIHVVDLAKAHVAAIKLLEKGNPNGNYDVFNVGTGNGYSVLEAIAAFENASGQKLNYVIGPRREGDIIKVWGDVTKSAEQLGWKAELGIEEMMASAWAWEKNLSENPIQ from the coding sequence ATGAGTAAAATATTAGTAACCGGCGGAACAGGATTTATTGGATCTCACACCGTAGTAGAATTGCATAATGCAGGATACACACCCGTATTAATTGACAACCTTTCGAATTCAAACATCAAGATTTTAGGTCAGATCGAAAAAATCATTGGTGTAAAACCAGAGTTTCACCAGTTCGACCTTTGTGATAGCACTAAAGTAAATGAATTTGTTGCTTCTAATCCTGACATTAAGGGTATCATACACTTCGCAGCTTCCAAAGCAGTAGGTGAATCTGTGCAAGATCCATTGAAATATTACCATAATAACTTCTACTCATTAATAAATTTGTTAGAAGCATATCGTCAAAAACCTATCAACTTTGTATTCTCTTCAAGTTGTACCGTTTACGGAGAGCCAGACGTACTACCCGTTAATGAGGCAGCTCCGGTAAAACGCGCAACTTCGCCTTACGGAAATACAAAGCAAATCGCTGAGGAGATTTTAGAAGAATCAGCGTCTGCATACGACAACTATCAGGTTATCGCTTTACGTTACTTTAACCCAGTGGGTGCGCATAGCTCTGCACTTATTGGTGAATTGCCGATTGGCGTTCCACAAAACCTATTGCCTTTCATTACGCAAACGGCAATCGGAAAGCGCGAAAAGTTAACGGTATTTGGTAACGACTACGACACTCCAGATGGATCTGCTGTTCGCGATTACATCCATGTAGTTGATCTTGCAAAGGCACACGTTGCTGCGATTAAACTCCTAGAAAAAGGAAATCCAAACGGTAACTATGATGTATTCAACGTCGGAACTGGAAACGGGTATTCGGTATTGGAAGCAATTGCAGCTTTTGAAAACGCTTCTGGACAAAAGTTAAATTACGTAATCGGTCCACGTCGTGAGGGAGATATTATTAAAGTATGGGGTGATGTCACCAAATCTGCAGAGCAATTGGGATGGAAAGCAGAATTAGGAATCGAAGAAATGATGGCTTCAGCTTGGGCTTGGGAAAAAAACCTGAGTGAAAACCCAATCCAATAA
- a CDS encoding helix-turn-helix transcriptional regulator produces the protein MAKIPVIEQCTVSYKEDKHLLADQLDVYLVNNRNLVFPHRHNFYHLVLFLQGGGSHEIDFKTYSVSIGQVYCMGPGQVHSWMFEGDMQGYIVNFDIDYFKSLLLRSDYIENLSIFSSLNESVFSLTEETLKQVIPLFEQLVGLKNSPSEDDLKRTLLLYILLKLEQDYRPSFPTKAMDYQMLLIKNFIALVDLRYKDLHLPKEYAELLFVTPNHLNGVCKEYLGLQAGEVIRNRIHLEARRLLILPDWTISQVAYELQFSDNSYFTKFFKKVEGITPEEFRKSQWK, from the coding sequence ATGGCAAAAATACCTGTAATAGAGCAATGTACGGTTTCGTATAAAGAGGATAAGCATCTCCTGGCGGATCAACTTGATGTCTATTTGGTAAATAATCGTAATCTGGTTTTTCCACACAGACATAATTTTTACCATTTAGTGCTTTTTTTACAAGGTGGCGGTTCTCACGAGATTGATTTTAAAACATATTCCGTATCAATTGGTCAAGTTTATTGTATGGGGCCCGGTCAAGTTCACTCTTGGATGTTCGAGGGTGATATGCAAGGGTATATCGTAAATTTTGATATTGATTACTTCAAATCCCTATTACTTCGATCGGATTATATAGAAAATTTATCAATATTCTCTAGCCTGAATGAATCCGTTTTCTCATTGACAGAGGAGACTTTGAAGCAAGTTATTCCGCTATTTGAGCAGCTGGTCGGCCTGAAGAACAGTCCCTCGGAAGATGATTTAAAAAGGACCCTCTTGCTGTATATTTTATTGAAACTGGAACAGGATTATCGTCCTAGCTTTCCAACAAAAGCGATGGATTATCAAATGTTACTGATAAAAAACTTTATCGCACTTGTTGATTTGCGATACAAAGACTTACATCTACCTAAGGAGTATGCAGAGCTTCTATTTGTGACTCCGAATCACTTAAATGGAGTTTGCAAGGAGTATTTAGGACTACAGGCTGGAGAAGTTATACGTAATCGAATACATTTAGAGGCAAGACGTTTATTAATTTTGCCTGACTGGACAATATCACAGGTGGCGTATGAGCTGCAATTTAGCGATAACTCATATTTCACCAAATTCTTTAAAAAAGTCGAAGGTATTACACCTGAAGAATTTAGGAAATCACAATGGAAGTAA
- a CDS encoding metallophosphoesterase family protein has protein sequence MSKIGPFLTIIIGLMLLSSCDLFDVHPYDGDIKGKRNINQTNIEKIERDLKNQDTIRYALISDSQRWYDELDDFVDFANNRDDLDFIIHAGDLSDFGLTKEFLIQRDILEKLHQPYVALIGNHDVLANGEDIFRIVFGPLNFSFIAGRTKFVCLNTNALESDYSSPIPDFSYIQSEREARKDEFNQTVFVMHAKPTSEQFNNNVNEVFQYSIKQFPNLLYGNHGHDHRYQNEDIFKDGIYYYGTPNIGKRQFLLFTVTQNSYTHEIISF, from the coding sequence ATGAGTAAAATAGGACCCTTTTTAACAATAATTATTGGATTAATGCTGCTAAGCAGTTGTGATTTGTTTGACGTACATCCCTATGATGGCGACATTAAAGGAAAAAGAAATATCAATCAAACCAACATCGAGAAAATTGAAAGGGACCTAAAAAATCAAGATACTATTCGCTATGCGCTTATTAGTGATTCACAGCGATGGTATGATGAACTAGACGATTTCGTGGACTTTGCCAACAATCGAGATGACTTAGATTTCATCATACACGCTGGCGACCTATCGGATTTTGGTTTAACAAAGGAATTCCTGATTCAACGTGATATCCTCGAAAAACTACATCAACCATATGTTGCACTGATCGGGAATCATGACGTCTTAGCCAATGGTGAGGATATCTTTCGCATTGTATTCGGACCGCTTAACTTTAGTTTCATTGCTGGTCGAACGAAATTTGTATGCTTAAATACAAATGCCTTAGAATCCGATTATTCAAGCCCAATCCCCGACTTTTCCTATATACAATCTGAAAGAGAAGCCAGGAAAGACGAATTTAATCAGACTGTTTTCGTAATGCATGCGAAGCCAACCTCAGAACAATTTAACAATAATGTAAACGAAGTCTTCCAATACAGCATCAAGCAATTTCCAAATTTACTTTATGGGAATCATGGTCATGACCACCGCTATCAAAATGAAGATATCTTCAAAGATGGCATCTATTACTATGGTACGCCAAACATAGGCAAACGTCAATTCCTCCTTTTCACCGTTACTCAGAACAGCTATACCCATGAAATTATTTCATTTTAA